The DNA segment CGAGCGTCCCCCGCTCACGATCACGTCGCCGGCGTCGGGGCAGCCGAACACCACAGCCTTTTCCGGCCCGACCAGCGCGTACAGGGGGTCGCCGGGCTCCGTCTCCTCCAGTCGGACGCGGACGAGGTGGGGCTCGCCCAGGGAGGCGCTCGCCACGGCCCGCAGGCGGCACGCCCGGGAGACCGCGTCCAGCGCCGTCCGGGAAGTTCCCTCGCCCACCGGCTCCGCCCGCACCTGCACGGACGCCGGGTCCCATCCCCAGGCCAGCGCTGCCAGCAGCCGCACCTTGGTGGCGGCGTCCTCGCCGGACAGGTCGGACGACGGATCCGCTTCCGCGGTCCCCCGGCGCTGAGCCTCCCGGACCGCCTCACCCAGCGATCCGCCCTCGGCGAGGCGGTCGAGGACGAACGTGGCGGTGCCGTTCGGGCAGGCCCGAATCGTCGTGCAGCCCAGACCGCGCAACGAGGTCCTGGCCAGGTCCCCCGCCGGCAGAGCGGCTCCCGTGGCCCCGGAGATCCTGATCATGCTGTCGGCCGCGCGGGCCGCTTCGTCGAGGTCCCGCCAGTGGCTGAGCAGGTGGCTCTTGGTGGCCGTGACCACATGAACCCCTCTGCGCAGGGCGACGAGGGCCTCCTCCGCGGCATGCCGCCGGAGTTGGGGTGAGGACGGGATCGCCTGGACGAACACGCGGGCAGCGGTGCGGTCGAGCGTCTCCTCCAGCGGGGCCGGGGGACCCCACTCCGAGCGGGGCGGCACGGGCTCCCCCTCGCGGAGCCGGCACTGCGAGGAACTCGCCCGGACGACAGCCACGTTCACCCGTACACCGTGCCGGCGGGCCGGCCCGTCTCCCTGCCGCGCCAGGTGCTCGACGAAGGCCTGGCCGACCGGACCGTATCCGGAGAGCACCACATCGGCCCGGCTCACCTCACGCATGGTTCCTCACTCCTCTTCGACATCCCCGTACCGGAGGCCAAGCCTCGCATTCCTCCGTGAGGTCGCCTGGGGTGCATCGACCTCACAGGGATCCGAGACCCGTTTCGCAGCCATGGCTGTAGCCCGGGCGTGGGTGACAGCCGACGAAGGCGGGTTCCGGGGCGTGGCAGGTGCCGGGGGGTGGGGCGGTCGGAGGACCGGGCGCACTCGTGGAAGCGCGAGAGCGCTTCCACGAGTGCGCCCGTCGCCCGTGTACAGGTTCTTCCCGCCGGGTTGCACCGGATCTACAGTAGGAAGCGCTTTCTACACGGTGGCCCTCGGCTGGGCCGGAGAGGTGGGGTCCCGATGGTCCGTACGGGAGGTACGGGGCGGGCGGGCACGGCGGCCGGGCCGACGCTGGCGGTCGTGGCCCGCGAGGCGGGGGTGTCCGTGCCGACCGCGTCCAAGGTCGTCAACGGGCGTGAGGACGTGGCCCCGGAGACCCGGCGCCGGGTCACGGAGGCGCTGGACCGGCTCGGCTATGTGCGCAGACCCCGGTTCGACGGGGCGAGGGCACCGCGCATGGTGGACCTCGTGGTGGACTCGCTGGGAAGTTCGGGGTCCGGCGCGGTCCTGCACGGTGCGGAGGAGGCGGCGCACGACGCGGGGCTGGAGATCGTGGTGTCGGCCACGCTGACCCGCTGCCACTCCGGCCGCCCGGAGCGCGGCTGGCTGGACAAGCTGGTGACCCGTGGATCGTCGGGGGTCCTGTTCAACTTGGCCGAGCTGGGCATGTCCCAGTACGCCTGGCTGGAGCAGCGCCGCATCCCGTTCGTCATGATCGACCCGGTGCTCGAACCCCCGCCCGGTGTCGTGTCGGTGGGCGCGGCGAACTGGCAGGGCGGGGTCACGGCGACCGAGCATCTGCTGTCGCTGGGGCACGAGCGCATCGCCGTCGTCGCGGGTAGCGGGCACACTCTGTCCAGCGGCGCCCGTGTCGCCGGCTACCGCTCGGCCCTCGCCGCGGCGGGGGTCCGGTACCGCACGGAGTACGTGCGCCACGCCGGGTTCGACGAGGCCACCGCCCGCTGCCGTGCCCAGGAACTCCTCGACCTGCCCGAGCCGCCCACGGCCGTCTTCGTCTCCTCGGACCGGATGGCGCTCGTCGTGTACGAGGCCCTGGCCGAACGGGGCCTGCGCGTGCCGGACGACATGAGCGTGATCGGCTTCGACGACCTCCCCGAGGCCCGCTGGCTCGCCCCGCAGCTGACGACCGTTCGCCAGCCCCTGTCCGAGATGGCGGCGACCGCACTGCACCTCCTGCTCCGCATCATGGACGGCCACCACCCGGAAAGCACCCGCACCGAACTGTCCACCCGCCTGGTGGAACGCGCGAGCACGGCGCCGCCGCGCGGCTGACCCACGCACGGGCCGTGTCCGATTCCTTCAAGACCGGGCAGCCGGGGCGCGCCTACGGTGACCCCATGAGTGCACGATTTGATGCCATCGGGCTGGTCGTCTCCGACATGGGCGCCTCGGTCGCCTTCTATCGGCGGCTGGGGTTCGCGTTTCCCGAGGGGGCCGAGAAGCAGGGGCACGCCGAGGCGGAACTACCGGGTGGCCTGCGGTTGTTGCTGGACACCGAGGAGGTCGTCCGGTCGTTCCACGCCGGGTGGGAGCCGCCTTCGGGCGGAGGGCGGGCCTCACTCGCCCTGCGGTGCGACAGTCCTGCCGAAGTGGACTCCCTGTATGAGGAGTTGATGGCGAGCGGTTGTCGGAGCGAACTCAAGCCCTGGGACGCGATGTGGGGACAGCGGTACGCCACCGTCCTGGACCCTGACGGGAACGGGGTGGACCTGTTCGCACCGCTGGTCTTCTGAGTCGGGAATTCCGTTCAGACGTGCGGGCTTGCCGGGCGGCACGGGCCGGGCGGCCGGGCAAGCACCTTCTTCGTTGACCCCGGACGCGAGCGCAGCCGCATCGTGGTCCGGCCCGCCCCGACCGGTGCATCGAGATGCTTGACGAGAACGGCCGGGGCAAGGCGGAGGCGCCCTCCACGGCCACAGCCACGGCCACGAACAAGCCGGAGGAACGGAAGGCGGCCGCGGAACCCGGAGAGGGCCGCCGGGAGCGGCCGGAGACAGGGGCGGACATCGCCACGCCGGTCCCCACCGCGTCACCGGGCACCACCGGAGGCGTCCAGTCCGGACTGGCTGCCGTACTCGGCGGCGTCCGCCGGTCCGGCGGAACCCGGCGGGGAAGCGGCGACAGTGACGGGACGCCGGGGAGGCCGAAGGCCCCCGTGCCGGCCGCCGCCGGAATCGCCGGGGTGATCCTGATGGCCGTACCACTGCGGGTCATGGCCGGCAACGGCTGGAACGAGGAGCCCGAGGACCGCGCCACCGTGGCTGCCGGTTCCCAGGCGCTGCACGACGGGGAGGAGGTACAGCCACCGCCGCACGTCTATGCCGCGCAGCCCTCGAAGGACGATGCTTCGGCCGGCTCGTCTAAGGACGGCGACGGCGACGGCGACGAGGGGAGACGCGGGAAGGCGGCGGAGCACGGGACGGAGGCGGAGGACGCGGCCCCGGAGGGCCCCCGCACCCCAGCCGTCCACGGCACGAGCCTATGACAGGTCCCGGGCGCTCCTGCGTATCGCACGGACGCCCGGGACCCGTCCTCGTACGTGGCGTGTCGGAGCCTCCGCCGATCCCTGAGCGGTTCACGCCGGGCCCGCTGCCCCTTCGTCGGATGGTCATGCCCCACAGGGCGTGACCATCCACGACCGGGATCCGCTTTCACACCGCTCCTCCGTCGTGAGCCGCCAGGAGTCTGCTCAGCGGCAGGCCCGTCAAGCCCCGTACGTCGCGGGAGAGGTGGGCCTGGTCGGCGTAGCCGGTGCGGGTGGCCGTCTCCGCGTACGGGGTGCCCCTGCGGGCCAGGGCGAGGGCTCGGCCCAGGCGGAGGATACGGGCCAGTGTTTTGGGGCCGTATCCGAAGGCAGTCAGGGAGCGGCGGTGCAACTGGCGTGCGCTCAGGCCGAGTTCGTCGGCGGTTTCGGCGACCGGGCGGCCCGCGTCCAAGGCGGCCACGACCTGTCGAAGCACCGGGTCGGGCCGGGTGGCGCCCTCGGCAGCCCGCCTCAGGGCCAGGTCCTCCAGGCCGCGCGCCGGGTCGGCCGCCGCGTTCACCAGGGCGGTCGCCCGGCGTACCTCCGCCGTCGGCCACAGGTCCGCCAGGTCGGGGCGCCGGTCCCGCAGTTCGTGCGCGGGCACTCCCAGCAGCACGGGGAGGGTGCCGGGGTGGAAACGGATGCCGGCCCAGGGGCCCGACGTGCCGCCCCCGGTGAGGTGGGCGCGGGTGTCGGGGCCCGCGACCAGCAGGCGCCCCTCGTGCCACAGCAGGTCCATACAGCCGTCGGGGAGTACTCGGCCCGCTTCCGCGCCGGCGGGGGTGCTGGTCCACACGACCGCGTCCGGCAGCCGTGACGCCCGTTCTCTGTACACGTCCCCCAGGCTACGCGGCCCACGCCCGCCACTCCTGTGGACTGACTCCGTACGCCCGTTTGAAGGCCGTCGACAGGGCGAAGGCACTGCCGTAGCCGACGTGGCGGGCGATCGCGCCGAGGGTGTCGTCCGTGTCGCGGAGGCGGTCCTCGACGAGGGTGAGGCGCCAGCCGGTGAGGTACGTCATCGGAGGCTCGCCGACCAGTTCCGTGAAGCGTCGGGCCAGCGCGGCGCGCGAGACGCCGGCCCTCGCGGCGAGCGCGGCAACCGTCCAGGGGTGGGCGGGGTCGTCCTGGAGGAGGCGCGGCACCGGGCCGACGACAGGGTCGCCCAGCATCCCGTACCAGGCAGGCGGCATTGCCTCGGGACGGGCGAACCATGCGCGCAGGGCGGCGACGGCCGGCAGGTCGAGAGCCGGCCGAGGACGACCTCCTGGCCTCGTGGTCGCCGCGCTGACCGGCGGGGAGCGGTACGCCAGGCGGAACCTCACCGTGACGGGGCCACGGCTGCTGACGTTCGGGGAGGCGGTCGCGGAGATCGCGCGGGCGACGGGACGTGAACTGACGCACCGCGCGGTGTCCGCCCAGGGCTACGGCGAGGCGCTGACCGGGTTCAGGGTGCCGCCCGAGGAGGCCGGGTTCCTCACCGGAGTGTTCGCCACCCTTCTGGACCGCCGCAACGCACAGGCGGGGGTGCGGCAGGTGCTGGGCCGGGAACCGCGGGACTCCGCGGACTTCGTGCGGGAGGAGGCGGCCGCGGGGACCTGGAGGCCGTGAGCGCGCTACTTGTCCTCACCGGACGGTGACGCCGGGCCCGCCGGGCCCTCCCCGTTCCTCTGATGCGGGTGAGGGCGCTGCTGCCGATGGCTGCTCTTGACATGGGTGCGCAGGCGGGCCGTGACGTCCTCCGGGGGCAGGAAACGGGACCAGCGCTCGGGGAACTCGGAGGGCATGTCGGGGCCTGCCTCGTCGCCGGCTCCCGTGGAGGTGCGGGCGACGTACTCGGCGACCTGCTCCTTCCGCAGCCGCTCGTTCTCCTCACGGGCGGCTGCGGTCGCGGCGGCCGGCCAGACCCGGTCGATCGCGGCGTTGACCGCGGCCCCGACGAGCACGGCGAAGGCGGACACGCCGATCCACAGGAGTACGGCGACGGGGGCGGCGAGGGACCCGTAGATGGTGGGGCCCTCGATGGTGTTGGTGAGGTAGATCCGCAGCAGGAAGCTGCCGAACACCCACATGGCGAGGGCGACCAGCGCGCCGGGCACGTCCTCGATCCACGGGGACCGCACGGGCACGGAGACGTGGTAGAGCGTGGTCAGGAAGGCCACGGACAGCAGGATCACCACGGGCCAGTAGAGAATCTGCACGAGCGTCGCCGACCAGGGGACGACGCTGACCACGGCGTCGGGGCCGGCCACCATCAGGGGCAGCGCGACCGAGCCGATCAGCAGGGCCCCGATGAACAGCAGGAAGGCCATCAGCCGGGTCTTGACGATGCCGCGCACACCGTCGAGGCCGTACATGACGGTGATGGTGTCGATGAAGACGTTCACCGCGCGGGAGCCCGACCAGACGGCGAAGAGGAAGCCGACGGAGATGACGTCGGGCCGGCCGCCCTCCATCACGTCGTCCAGGATCGGCTCGGCGATCTGGCTCACGCCCCGGTCGGACAGCACCGCCCGGGAGGCCTCGATGATGTTGTTCCGCACACTCTGGGTGGTCTCGGCGCCGGTCCAGGTGTCGACGTAGCCGAGCAGGCCGATCAGGCTGAGCAGCAGCGGGGGCACCGACAGCAGGGTGAAGAAGGCCGCCTCCGCGGCGAGGCCCAGGATCCGGTACTCCATGCAGGAGTTGACGGTGTCCTTGAGCAGCAGCCAGGCGGTCCTGCGTTTGGAGACATTGCGGTACAGGGCCCGGGCCCTGTGGAGTCGGCCGGAGGGCGCGTCGGGGGAATCGCTTGCTGGCTGCACGAACCAAAGGTATCCGTCGTGCCTGGTCGGCCTCGCCCGAAGGGTCTCGGGGGGATCGCGGGGTGACGCGGAGGGGTGATGCGGAGGGCGGTGCCGGGTAGGTTCGTGTTCATGGCAGGTACCACGCACACCGTGACCAACCAGGCGCCGCCGCTGGCGCAGTACGACGTGTTCACCGCCGACCGGGCGCTGACGGAGGCCGTCGAACGGCATCTGGACCCGCCGGTGCTGGAGGAGGGCCTGTCCGAACTGACGGCGCTCGGACGCAGCTCCGGCTCCGCCCAGGTGCAGGAATGGGGAGTGCAGGCCAATGAGAACCCGCCCCGGCTGCGCACCCACGACCGGTACGGGCACCGGATCGACGAGGTCGACTTCCATCCCGCCTGGCACCGGCTGCTCGGCAAGGGCGTCTCGGCGGGTCTGACGGGCGCGTGGGCGCGGCCGGGCGGGCATGTGCGGCGGGCGGCGGGGTTCGTGGTGTGGTCACAGGTCGATGCCGGGAACGGCTGCCCGCTGTCGATGACGCACGCGGCCGTGCCCGCCCTGCGCGCGGACCCGGCGCTCGCCGCCGAGTGGGAGCCGCGGCTGACGTCGGCGGTGTACGACCGGGCGCTGCGGCCCGCCCACGAGAAGTCCGGTGTGCTCCTCGGGATGGGCATGACGGAGAAACAGGGCGGCAGCGACGTACGGGCCAACACGACGTCCGCGCGGCCGCTGGCCGAGGACGGGACGTACGAGCTGACCGGGCACAAGTGGTTCTGCTCGGCTCCGGTGTCGGACGCGTTCCTGGTGCTGGCGCAGGCTCCCGGCGGGCTCACCTGTTTCCTGGTGCCGCGCGTGCTCGAGAACGGCGCGCGCAACGTGTTTCTGATCCAGCGGCTCAAGGACAAGCTGGGCAACCGGTCCAACGCGTCCTCGGAAGTCGAGTTCGCGGGGACGTGGGCGCGGCGGGTCGGGGACGAGGGGCGCGGGGTGCGCACCATCATCGGGATGGTGGCGGCGACCCGGCTGGACTGCGTGCTGGGCTCGGCGGGGCTGATGCGGCAGGCCGTGGCGCAGGCGGTGCACCACTGCACGTACCGGGAGGCGTTCGGCGGCAAGCTGGTCGACAGGCCGCTGATGCGCAACGTCCTGGCCGATCTCGCGCTGGAGTCGGAGGCGGCCACCACGCTGGCGCTGCGGCTCGCCGCGGCCTACGACGACGGGAGCGAGCGGGAGCGGGCGCTGCTGCGGATCGCGGTGCCGACCGCCAAGTACTGGGTGACCAAGCGGTGTGCGCCGCTCGCGGTGGAGGCGGCGGAGTGCCTGGGCGGCAACGGGTACGTGGAGGATTCGGGGATGCCCCGGCTGGTGCGCGAGTCCCCGCTGAACTCGGTGTGGGAGGGCGCCGGCAACGTCCAGGCGCTGGACGTGCTGCGCGCCCTGAGCCGGGATCCGCAGGTGCTGGACGCGTATCTCGGCGAGGTCGGTCGGGCACGCGGGGCCGATCACCGACTGGACGGCGCGGTCAAGGACCTGCTGACCGAACTGGCCGACCTGGAGGGCGCCGAAGGGCGCGCGCGGCGGCTCGTGGAGCGGCTCGCGCTGGTGCTCCAGGGCTCGCTGCTGGTGCGGTACGCGCCGCCGCAGGTCGCCGACGCGTTCTGCGCGGCACGGCTGGGCGGTGACGGGGGCGCGGCCTTCGGGACACTGCCGCACACCCTCGACCTCGCGACGGTGGTGGAACGGGCCCGGCCGGAGGTGTGAGACGGCGGGGGCTGCTCCAGGTGTGGGCCGCCCCGGGTCTGAGAGCCCCGCCCCGGGTGCGAGACGACGGGGGTTGCCCGGCGGCGAATCGAGCGGGGCGACCCGGCCGGGAAGGGCCGGTTTCGGCCTTCCCGGCACGACAACCCGGTGGTGACGCGGGAGTGGTGCTGCGCCGACACGGCACCACCCCCGCCGCACGGGCCCCTTGGAGCCGTGGACGCCGCTCGGGACGGCGTCGCTCAAGTTTCAAACAGTGCGGGGCGAGCCGCCAGGGTTGCAGGGGGTTGCAACTTGCTGCTGTCCGTGTCCGTGCCGAAGGACCTCGCCGGGGGCACACGGCACTATGGGACCGACGACAGCCAGAACGGATCTCGGGGGCGCGGCCGGTGGGCCGGGTGCTGTCCTCCGAGTCTTTCCCCGGGAGGATCAGTGCCGCTCTCGCCGATGGACGTGAGGCATCTGGTCGGCGTGGACACGACGCGCGCGGCCAGGATGCTGAGTGAGGTCCGCTCCGCGACGCTCTCCGGTCGCCGCGCGCCCATGGCGCCCCGCCCGGTGATCGAGGAGTCCTGGGAGCGGGTGCTGCGCAGCGGCGTCGACCCGGACCACGACGTCCGGGCCGGGCTGCTGTCCCGCGCGGAGGTGCAGCGGCGGCGGGAGGGTTCGGCGCTTCGGCATGTGCTGCCGGTGCTGCGGGAGGGGCTGCTGCCGTTCGCGGACGTCACCCGTCACATCATGGTGGTGGCCGACGCGGACGGCAGGGTGCTGTGGCGGGAGGGCAGCGCGGCGGTCCTGCGCAAGGCGGACGGCATCGGTTTCGCGGTGGGTGCGGACTGGCGCGAGGACGTCGTCGGCACCAACGGGGTGGGCACCCCGGCGGTGACCCGCCGGCCGGTGCAGGTGTTCGCCGCCGAGCACTTCGTACGGTCGCACGCCGCCTGGACGTGTGCGGGGGCGCCCCTGACCGATCCGCGGGACGGGCGGCTGATCGGTGTGGTGGATGTGAGCGGGCCGCTGGAGACGATGCACCCGTCCACGCTGGCCTGGGTCGACTCGGTGGCCAAGCTCGCCGAGGCCCGGCTGCGGGAGCGTCATCTGGAGTCGCTGGAGCGGCTGAGGTCGGTGGCGGCGCCGGTGCTGGCCCGGGTCGGTGGACGGGCCCTGGTGGTGGACCGGCACGGGTGGACGGCCGCGGTGACCGGAGTGCCGTACACAAGACGGCTGGCGCTGCCGGATGCGGTGTCGGCCGGGATGCGGTGGCTGCCGGCGCTGGGCCGCTGCTCCCTGGAGCCGCTGGCCGGGGGCTGGCTGGTGCGGGCGGCGGACGAGCCGGTGTCCCGTGCGGCGAGCCGTGTCGTGCTGGATCTGCGGGAGCCGCGCGGCGCGTCGGTGGAGGTGTCCGGTGGCGCGGGCTCCTGGTCGCGGAAGCTGAGCCCCCGCCATGCCGAACTGCTGTATCTGCTGGCCGTGCAGCGGGCCGGCCGCAGCGCCGCGGGCCTGGCCGAGGACGTGTTCGGGGACCCGGCCCGTACGGTGACGGTGCGCGCCGAGATGTCCAGGGTGCGGCGCTATCTGGGCGGCTTGCTGGAGCACCGGCCGTACCGGTTCACGGAGGGCGCCGACGTCGACGTCCTGCTCCCGGACGACCCGCGTGACCTGCTGCCGCACTCGAGGGCCCCGGCACTGGGCGGCGGCCGCGAGCACCCGCAGGCGAGCGCACGCCGGGACCGCGGCCCGAAGAGCCCGCCGGCCCCCCGGCCCGGAAAGCCCGGGCCATGACGGTCCAGCACAGCACATCACCGTGCGCCGGGTCGCCTGTTCTGCGGATTCGCCGGGTCTTCGCCCCCTGCGGGGCTGTCTGCCGTAGCATCGCCCCACGAGCCACCCTCACCTGCTCCATGGTCAACGGTCATCGGTCGGAAGGTCAACGGTCCGATCGCCGGACGCAGTTGGCTCGCCTCGGGAGGACATCATGAAGCATCGCGGCAGACACCGCCG comes from the Streptomyces sp. KMM 9044 genome and includes:
- a CDS encoding homoserine dehydrogenase is translated as MREVSRADVVLSGYGPVGQAFVEHLARQGDGPARRHGVRVNVAVVRASSSQCRLREGEPVPPRSEWGPPAPLEETLDRTAARVFVQAIPSSPQLRRHAAEEALVALRRGVHVVTATKSHLLSHWRDLDEAARAADSMIRISGATGAALPAGDLARTSLRGLGCTTIRACPNGTATFVLDRLAEGGSLGEAVREAQRRGTAEADPSSDLSGEDAATKVRLLAALAWGWDPASVQVRAEPVGEGTSRTALDAVSRACRLRAVASASLGEPHLVRVRLEETEPGDPLYALVGPEKAVVFGCPDAGDVIVSGGRSSPLGAALALVKDTVEVTAPRTGFL
- a CDS encoding LacI family DNA-binding transcriptional regulator, which translates into the protein MVRTGGTGRAGTAAGPTLAVVAREAGVSVPTASKVVNGREDVAPETRRRVTEALDRLGYVRRPRFDGARAPRMVDLVVDSLGSSGSGAVLHGAEEAAHDAGLEIVVSATLTRCHSGRPERGWLDKLVTRGSSGVLFNLAELGMSQYAWLEQRRIPFVMIDPVLEPPPGVVSVGAANWQGGVTATEHLLSLGHERIAVVAGSGHTLSSGARVAGYRSALAAAGVRYRTEYVRHAGFDEATARCRAQELLDLPEPPTAVFVSSDRMALVVYEALAERGLRVPDDMSVIGFDDLPEARWLAPQLTTVRQPLSEMAATALHLLLRIMDGHHPESTRTELSTRLVERASTAPPRG
- a CDS encoding VOC family protein — its product is MSARFDAIGLVVSDMGASVAFYRRLGFAFPEGAEKQGHAEAELPGGLRLLLDTEEVVRSFHAGWEPPSGGGRASLALRCDSPAEVDSLYEELMASGCRSELKPWDAMWGQRYATVLDPDGNGVDLFAPLVF
- a CDS encoding helix-turn-helix domain-containing protein, whose protein sequence is MYRERASRLPDAVVWTSTPAGAEAGRVLPDGCMDLLWHEGRLLVAGPDTRAHLTGGGTSGPWAGIRFHPGTLPVLLGVPAHELRDRRPDLADLWPTAEVRRATALVNAAADPARGLEDLALRRAAEGATRPDPVLRQVVAALDAGRPVAETADELGLSARQLHRRSLTAFGYGPKTLARILRLGRALALARRGTPYAETATRTGYADQAHLSRDVRGLTGLPLSRLLAAHDGGAV
- a CDS encoding YihY/virulence factor BrkB family protein, encoding MQPASDSPDAPSGRLHRARALYRNVSKRRTAWLLLKDTVNSCMEYRILGLAAEAAFFTLLSVPPLLLSLIGLLGYVDTWTGAETTQSVRNNIIEASRAVLSDRGVSQIAEPILDDVMEGGRPDVISVGFLFAVWSGSRAVNVFIDTITVMYGLDGVRGIVKTRLMAFLLFIGALLIGSVALPLMVAGPDAVVSVVPWSATLVQILYWPVVILLSVAFLTTLYHVSVPVRSPWIEDVPGALVALAMWVFGSFLLRIYLTNTIEGPTIYGSLAAPVAVLLWIGVSAFAVLVGAAVNAAIDRVWPAAATAAAREENERLRKEQVAEYVARTSTGAGDEAGPDMPSEFPERWSRFLPPEDVTARLRTHVKSSHRQQRPHPHQRNGEGPAGPASPSGEDK
- a CDS encoding acyl-CoA dehydrogenase family protein; translation: MAGTTHTVTNQAPPLAQYDVFTADRALTEAVERHLDPPVLEEGLSELTALGRSSGSAQVQEWGVQANENPPRLRTHDRYGHRIDEVDFHPAWHRLLGKGVSAGLTGAWARPGGHVRRAAGFVVWSQVDAGNGCPLSMTHAAVPALRADPALAAEWEPRLTSAVYDRALRPAHEKSGVLLGMGMTEKQGGSDVRANTTSARPLAEDGTYELTGHKWFCSAPVSDAFLVLAQAPGGLTCFLVPRVLENGARNVFLIQRLKDKLGNRSNASSEVEFAGTWARRVGDEGRGVRTIIGMVAATRLDCVLGSAGLMRQAVAQAVHHCTYREAFGGKLVDRPLMRNVLADLALESEAATTLALRLAAAYDDGSERERALLRIAVPTAKYWVTKRCAPLAVEAAECLGGNGYVEDSGMPRLVRESPLNSVWEGAGNVQALDVLRALSRDPQVLDAYLGEVGRARGADHRLDGAVKDLLTELADLEGAEGRARRLVERLALVLQGSLLVRYAPPQVADAFCAARLGGDGGAAFGTLPHTLDLATVVERARPEV
- a CDS encoding GAF domain-containing protein, whose protein sequence is MDVRHLVGVDTTRAARMLSEVRSATLSGRRAPMAPRPVIEESWERVLRSGVDPDHDVRAGLLSRAEVQRRREGSALRHVLPVLREGLLPFADVTRHIMVVADADGRVLWREGSAAVLRKADGIGFAVGADWREDVVGTNGVGTPAVTRRPVQVFAAEHFVRSHAAWTCAGAPLTDPRDGRLIGVVDVSGPLETMHPSTLAWVDSVAKLAEARLRERHLESLERLRSVAAPVLARVGGRALVVDRHGWTAAVTGVPYTRRLALPDAVSAGMRWLPALGRCSLEPLAGGWLVRAADEPVSRAASRVVLDLREPRGASVEVSGGAGSWSRKLSPRHAELLYLLAVQRAGRSAAGLAEDVFGDPARTVTVRAEMSRVRRYLGGLLEHRPYRFTEGADVDVLLPDDPRDLLPHSRAPALGGGREHPQASARRDRGPKSPPAPRPGKPGP